A window of Bacteroidota bacterium genomic DNA:
GGGAACCGGTCATATCAAAGTTGGGGGCAATTATGCTGCCAGTCTTCTTTCTTTGCAGCAGGGACATGATGAGGGTTACGAATCGGTTTTGTATCTTGATGCCAAAGAGAAGAAATATATCGATGAATGTGGACAGGCTAATTTCTTTGGTGTACGCGGTAATTCTTACATTACTCCCGAATCGCGTTCTGTTCTGCCTTCAATTACCAATAAAAGTTTGATGGCCTTAGCCAAGGATATGGGCTTAACGGTTGAAAAAAGGAAAATCCCGGTTGAAGAACTGGCAACTTTTGATGAAGCGGGTGCATGTGGCACAGCTGCTGTAATTAGTCCTATTGATAAAATCTTTGATCCGGAAAGTAACACAAGCTATCATTTTTGTAAAAACGGGGAGGTTGGTCCGGTTTGTACCAAATTATACAACCGCTTAAGGGCTATTCAATATGGCGATGAATCCGATAAATTTGGCTGGGTCGAAGAAGTGAAATAATTTTATTTTTCAATAATCATTATAGAAAGCGGTTTTTTATTTAAGACCGCTTTTTTTAACTTTAAACATTTTTGTACCTTTTCTGTAAGCTCTTTAGAAAACTTGTTACTTTTGTATTTTTAAAATTAGGAATAAACTTGATTAAGCTTTGATGAAGTTTAAAGAAACAAAAATCAGTAAGCTACAGCTTCGCAGCTCATATTTTACATCAATCATCAGCAATTCGCTTGTGTTGTATATGATCGGATTATTGGCTCTTTTGCTTTTTAATGCCCAAAAACTTTCCGACTATGTAAAAGAAAATATAGGTTTTTCCGTTATTTTAAATGATCAGGTCAGTGAAGCTGATATTATCCAGTTAAGAAAGAATCTTGAAGCCACTCCATTTGTGAAAGCCACAAAATATGTAACTAAAGAAGAGGCAGCTAAAGATCTGCAAAGAGAACTGGGAGAGGATTTTGTCGATTTTCTGGGTTATAATCCTTTACTTTCATCCATTGATGTCAATTTGCATGCACAATATGCCAATCCTGACAGTTTGAAAAAGATTGAACAAGAGATTAAAACCTATCCTCAGGTTAAAGAAATTTATTATCAAAAATCCCTGGTGGGATTGGTCAATGAAAATATAAGAAAGATCAGCTTGATTTTGCTTTCTTTTAGTGGATTGCTTGCTTTAATTGCTGTTGCACTTATTAATAATACCATCAGGCTTTCGGTTTATGCCCGCCGTTTTCTTATTAATACCATGCAACTGGTTGGGGCTACCAATTCATTTATTCGGAAACCTTTTTTGTATAAAAGTATTTTGCATGGAATCTATGGTTCAATTATTGCTATAGCGCTACTTGTAAGTACATTTTATTTTGCTCAGAAAGAAATCAGGGACTTTATTTCTTTTCAGGATCCCGGGATGTTAATATTAGTATTTGCTTCTGTTTTGGTAGTTGGCATAGTCATTAATACCATTGCTACTTATTTTGCAATTAATAAATATTTGAGACTGAAAGAAGACGATTTATATTATTAAATTATGACAATTATGGAAACAAAAAAAACATCGGTTGTTAAGAATGCTCAACAAGACAAACCCAGTTTCGCTTTAGAAAAAGGGAATTATTATCTTTTATTGTTAGGTTTGGCTATAATAGTGATAGGTTTTTTATTAATGACCGGCGGAAAATCGCCCGATCCTAAAGTGTTTAACAGCAAGGATATTTTTAGTTTTCGACGGGTAACCCTTGCTCCGGTTGTGGTTTTATTCGGCTTTTTATTTGAGATCTGGGCAATTATGAAGAAACCCAAAGAAGAATAAATTTTCCCTATTATTTTATAAAAATATTTCATATCATCAGGATTTTATGGGCCTGCGTTAATTTATTTTCATGAGTATTATTCAAACCATTATTTTAGGTATTGTTGAGGGTATTACTGAGTTTTTGCCAATTTCTTCAACAGGTCACATGATTATTACGGAAAAATTATTGGGTTTGCCCAGTACTCCGTTTATTAATGCATTTATCGTTAATATACAGTTTGGGGCAATTCTTTCAGTGATTGTACTTTATTGGAAAAGATTTTTTCAAACTCTTGAGTTTTATTACAAATTATTTGTTGCTTTTTTACCTGCAGCGGTTATCGGTTTTTTACTGAATAATTTTATTGATTCACTTTTAGGCAATGTCGTTGTTGTAGCCGTATCACTGGTATTGGGCGGAATTATCCTTCTTTTTGTCGACAATTGGTTTAAACATCCGGATGACAATCAGGAGATGACTTACAAGAAAGCATTAAAAGTTGGTTTCTTTCAGGTTATTTCAATGATTCCTGGCGTTTCACGTTCGGCAGCCACCATTATTGGCGGAATGCAGCAAAAATTAACCCGGAAAAATGCAGCTGAATTTTCTTTTTTCCTGGCTGTGCCCACCATGTTCGGCGCTTCTGTACTGAAACTTTATAAAACTTATAAGTTGATTGATATTTCAAGGTTGGACATGTTGCTGGTGGGAAACCTGGTTGCTTTTGTGGTTGCGATGGTTGCTATTAAGACTTTTATCTCTTTTTTAACTAACCACGGGTTCAAACTTTTTGGATATTACAGGATAGTTGTTGGTTTGCTTATACTCGTTTTCCTCTTACTTGGATACGACTTAAACCTGGTGGGGTAGTATGAATTTTGTTGAAGGAGAAGTCATTCTTTTAAATAAACCATATCGATGGACATCTTTCGATTTGGTGAAAAAAGTAAGATGTTTAGTCCAGAAATATTGTAAGGTAAAGAAAATCAAAGTGGGGCATGCCGGTACACTTGATCCTCTGGCTACAGGTTTATTAATAATTTGTACCGGGAAAGCGACTAAAGAAATCGAACAATTTCAAGGGCAGGAGAAAGAATATATTGCCACCCTCGAGGTGGGCAAAACAACTCCTTCTTTTGATCTGGAAACAAAGGTGGATAAGGAATTTCCTACTGACCATATTTCAAAGGAATTGGTTGAAGATGTCCTGAAAAAGATGACCGGAGATATTTTGCAGGTCCCTCCCCAGTTTTCAGCAAAAAGTTTGAATGGAGAAAGAGCATACGTTTCAGCCCGGAAAGGCGAAAAAGTTGAATTGGCCCCAAATAAAATAAACATTTCCCGGATAGAATTGTTAAGTTTTGATAAACCCTTATTGAAGATCCGGGTAGTTTGCAGTAAAGGTACTTATATCAGGGCATTGGCACGAGATATAGGTTCCCTGTTACACAGCGGTGCTTACCTGGTCGCTTTGGAAAGAACGGCGATCGGTAATTTCAAACTTTCTGAAGCATTGACTATTGATGAATTTGAAAATAAATTATATCTTTAGTTAGTTATTCTGGGGGCTGAAAAATTTTAGTTAAAATTTAATTTATCTATATATGAAGTTATCACAGTATAAATACAATTTACCTCTTGATTTGATTGCTCAGCATCCTGCACCTAACCGGGACGAATCCCGTTTGATGGTTATTCACCGGGATACACACAAAATTGAACATAAAATCTTCAAAGATATTATTGATTATTTTGATGAAGGTGATGTGATGACGCTGAACAACACCAAAGTCTTTCCTGCCCGCTTATATGGAAATAAAGAAAAAACCGGCGCCGAAATTGAAGTTTTTCTTTTACGGGAATTAAATAAAGAACAACGGTTATGGGATGTCCTCGTTGATCCTGCACGTAAGATACGTATTGGCAATAAGCTGTATTTCGGCGAAAACGATATCCTGGTTGCTGAGGTTATTGATAATACCACTTCCAGGGGAAGAACACTCCGTTTTCTTTTTGACGGATCTTATGAAGAATTTAAAAAAACATTATACAGCCTTGGACAGACTCCTCTGCCTAAATTTATCAGGCGTAATGTTGAACCGGAAGATAAAGATAGATACCAGACTATTTTTGCAAAATATGAAGGGGCTGTTGCCGTACCCTCGGCCGGTCTTCATTTCAGCAGGGAGCTGGTGAAAAGGCTGGAAATAAAAGGAGTTGACTTTGCAGAAATCACCCTGCACATTGGTCTCGGCAATTTCAGGACTGTGGATGTGGAAGATCTTACCAAGCATAAGATGGATTCCGAACGTATTATTATTCCTGAAAAAGATGCGGAAATCATCAATTTGGCTAAAGAAAATAAAAAGAATATCTGCAGTGTGGGAACCAGTGTATTACGTACACTCGAAAGTTCTGTTTCTACCGATGGTTTCTTGAAACCTTACGATGGCTGGACCAATAAGTTTATTTTCCCTCCTTACGATTTTAGCGTTCCTACTTGTATGATTTCCAATTTCCATTTGCCCCTTTCCACCCCTTTGATGGTGGTTTCGGCATTCGCAGGCTTTGATTTTCTATTGGAAGCTTATAAATTGGCCATTAAAGAAAAATATCGCTTTGGGACCTATGGAGATGCTATGCTTATTCTCTAGGATAATAAAAGTTAAAAAAAAAAACGGAAATCCATTATAATGGATTTCCGTTTTTTTTTAAACTTATCGCAACACCTGATCCTAAAAAATTCCAATTCCTGCATTACTTTAACTTATTTAAAGGGTCACTGTGAATAAAAAATCATAATAAATAGGGATTGTATAAAAAGTCCATTTGAAAGATTTTTGTAACGTAAAATTTAAGAGGGTCAATGGTAGAAAATAAGCTTTAAAATCAAGACCCGGTTAAAGCATTTGTAGCAAAAGAAAAACGACAGGAATCATCAATGAAGTTCGTTCCCAAATTATATTTGTATATCATATTCACCATTTTTAGTTACTCATTACGGGCAATACCCATAATCTGTGTTCCTGATACCTCAAAAGTGGTAAAGCTTGGCGAAGTAACAGTTACTGCAACCCGCACCGACAGGATCCTGGGTTCCGAA
This region includes:
- a CDS encoding DUF3098 domain-containing protein, which encodes METKKTSVVKNAQQDKPSFALEKGNYYLLLLGLAIIVIGFLLMTGGKSPDPKVFNSKDIFSFRRVTLAPVVVLFGFLFEIWAIMKKPKEE
- the ilvE gene encoding branched-chain-amino-acid transaminase, with product VIKLNEKYVPPYESGASLYVRPLLIGTGAEVGVKPAGEYCFVVFVTPVGPYFKDGFKPIDVLICRDYDRAAPLGTGHIKVGGNYAASLLSLQQGHDEGYESVLYLDAKEKKYIDECGQANFFGVRGNSYITPESRSVLPSITNKSLMALAKDMGLTVEKRKIPVEELATFDEAGACGTAAVISPIDKIFDPESNTSYHFCKNGEVGPVCTKLYNRLRAIQYGDESDKFGWVEEVK
- a CDS encoding permease-like cell division protein FtsX is translated as MKFKETKISKLQLRSSYFTSIISNSLVLYMIGLLALLLFNAQKLSDYVKENIGFSVILNDQVSEADIIQLRKNLEATPFVKATKYVTKEEAAKDLQRELGEDFVDFLGYNPLLSSIDVNLHAQYANPDSLKKIEQEIKTYPQVKEIYYQKSLVGLVNENIRKISLILLSFSGLLALIAVALINNTIRLSVYARRFLINTMQLVGATNSFIRKPFLYKSILHGIYGSIIAIALLVSTFYFAQKEIRDFISFQDPGMLILVFASVLVVGIVINTIATYFAINKYLRLKEDDLYY
- the queA gene encoding tRNA preQ1(34) S-adenosylmethionine ribosyltransferase-isomerase QueA, with amino-acid sequence MKLSQYKYNLPLDLIAQHPAPNRDESRLMVIHRDTHKIEHKIFKDIIDYFDEGDVMTLNNTKVFPARLYGNKEKTGAEIEVFLLRELNKEQRLWDVLVDPARKIRIGNKLYFGENDILVAEVIDNTTSRGRTLRFLFDGSYEEFKKTLYSLGQTPLPKFIRRNVEPEDKDRYQTIFAKYEGAVAVPSAGLHFSRELVKRLEIKGVDFAEITLHIGLGNFRTVDVEDLTKHKMDSERIIIPEKDAEIINLAKENKKNICSVGTSVLRTLESSVSTDGFLKPYDGWTNKFIFPPYDFSVPTCMISNFHLPLSTPLMVVSAFAGFDFLLEAYKLAIKEKYRFGTYGDAMLIL
- a CDS encoding undecaprenyl-diphosphate phosphatase, with the protein product MSIIQTIILGIVEGITEFLPISSTGHMIITEKLLGLPSTPFINAFIVNIQFGAILSVIVLYWKRFFQTLEFYYKLFVAFLPAAVIGFLLNNFIDSLLGNVVVVAVSLVLGGIILLFVDNWFKHPDDNQEMTYKKALKVGFFQVISMIPGVSRSAATIIGGMQQKLTRKNAAEFSFFLAVPTMFGASVLKLYKTYKLIDISRLDMLLVGNLVAFVVAMVAIKTFISFLTNHGFKLFGYYRIVVGLLILVFLLLGYDLNLVG
- the truB gene encoding tRNA pseudouridine(55) synthase TruB, giving the protein MNFVEGEVILLNKPYRWTSFDLVKKVRCLVQKYCKVKKIKVGHAGTLDPLATGLLIICTGKATKEIEQFQGQEKEYIATLEVGKTTPSFDLETKVDKEFPTDHISKELVEDVLKKMTGDILQVPPQFSAKSLNGERAYVSARKGEKVELAPNKINISRIELLSFDKPLLKIRVVCSKGTYIRALARDIGSLLHSGAYLVALERTAIGNFKLSEALTIDEFENKLYL